From a region of the Candidatus Palauibacter polyketidifaciens genome:
- a CDS encoding DUF4238 domain-containing protein, whose protein sequence is MKHKKQHWVPRSYLAAWCDPATPEGQTPYVWRFAKDGKSSKRKAPKNIFHETDLYTISLDDGRRELAVEQGLAELESEFVRIRNDVLATAKSLEGRDHMLLCAYVAAMQARSLPHLNHWKKQFQGALARMDEMRKSMRARPPEERAARRAYPPASSTTSASYEDFKTSVEGPVAQWVVFAIETQLPWLIQMRLRVLTTDDDVGFITSDRPCVWFDPEAYRLPWHLRSPGLAVSTIEITLPISPTQMLLLTHGTEGGGHVPVPRWQVDELNRRTRFHADEYFVVNRNETKRVWFKSGRPLRNAWRQHRRSKTLGRSAGA, encoded by the coding sequence ATGAAGCACAAGAAGCAGCACTGGGTACCTCGTTCCTACTTGGCGGCGTGGTGCGATCCGGCAACACCAGAAGGCCAAACACCCTACGTGTGGCGGTTCGCCAAGGACGGCAAGTCGAGCAAACGGAAAGCTCCCAAGAACATCTTCCACGAGACCGACCTCTACACCATTTCACTCGACGACGGACGTCGCGAACTTGCCGTTGAGCAGGGGTTGGCTGAATTGGAGTCCGAGTTTGTGCGCATTCGAAACGATGTGCTTGCCACTGCGAAGAGCCTCGAAGGAAGGGATCACATGCTCCTGTGCGCGTACGTTGCCGCGATGCAGGCTCGGAGTCTACCTCACTTGAATCACTGGAAGAAACAGTTTCAGGGTGCACTGGCCCGAATGGATGAAATGCGGAAGTCGATGCGCGCGCGCCCACCTGAGGAGCGAGCGGCCCGCAGGGCATATCCACCGGCAAGTAGCACCACGTCCGCCAGCTATGAGGACTTCAAGACGTCCGTAGAGGGTCCGGTAGCTCAATGGGTCGTTTTTGCGATTGAGACTCAACTGCCATGGTTGATTCAAATGCGCCTTCGGGTGCTGACCACTGATGACGATGTCGGCTTTATCACGTCGGATCGACCGTGTGTCTGGTTCGACCCAGAAGCCTACCGGCTCCCTTGGCACCTTCGATCTCCTGGTTTGGCAGTCTCGACGATTGAGATCACCCTTCCCATCTCCCCGACGCAGATGCTCCTGCTTACTCACGGCACCGAGGGAGGTGGCCATGTGCCTGTTCCTCGGTGGCAAGTGGATGAGTTGAATCGCCGGACGCGCTTTCACGCGGACGAGTACTTCGTCGTCAATCGCAACGAAACCAAGAGGGTCTGGTTCAAGTCTGGGCGGCCGCTTCGAAACGCCTGGCGCCAGCATCGGCGTTCCAAGACTCTGGGCCGCTCAGCAGGGGCGTGA
- a CDS encoding DUF262 domain-containing HNH endonuclease family protein → MEQPVKTSGDEAFASRKQYIVPSYQRNYVWKQRAHWEPLWEDIRELTRQILADGTQAKPHFLGTIITKEIGTSGFINQWWVVDGQQRLTTLQVFIAATHTVFSERDLEQSAAILSDLLVNPSSSVKAEGDKYKITHKSSEYAGFTAIIDAALSPGSSNRDPEESSLRDCYAYFLEAVRDWLDSSDSDQTEALAGALTTGLLTKLQVVDIRLDDRENSHTIFETLNARGAPLTEWEKTKNYILSLAVREDDSYGDKFYREHLEHYDADPYWSQIVSEARFHGKHIDRFLFFFAQIELPKRLHSLSGELIKTLPRGRLYRDFRYVGEHIYRANDDELMAMTERLKRYADIYRAIDERNGFSAHAGQVMHRATDIIKLSSLIPVFMELVEKLGYGDALDRALSVVDSYLMRRVALKAYYSGFDDVAFAHVQALRDTSADEIVSALIDRFDNSPSSAYWPSDDQIMRYFLSGDMYNRISKPRLKNLLSAIAERMHGENTTSSDGPFTLGSVTIEHVVPQDWQRHWADDLSFDGSEDARHRLDQIVHRIGNLTLVAYNSKLSNRPWTEKRELLAEDRLEMNKRLLRDMKGEAWNEAEIGYRSEQMANYVIGIWPHADGLRRSLGISAVDTAT, encoded by the coding sequence ATGGAACAACCAGTCAAGACATCAGGTGACGAAGCCTTCGCGTCAAGGAAGCAGTACATCGTACCCAGCTATCAACGCAACTACGTGTGGAAGCAACGAGCCCATTGGGAGCCTCTTTGGGAAGACATCAGAGAGCTCACACGCCAAATCCTAGCTGACGGTACGCAGGCGAAACCCCACTTCCTTGGCACCATCATCACGAAGGAAATCGGTACTTCCGGCTTCATCAATCAATGGTGGGTCGTTGATGGGCAACAGCGCCTCACAACGCTCCAAGTGTTCATTGCTGCGACTCATACTGTCTTCTCTGAGCGTGACCTAGAGCAGTCAGCCGCGATTCTTTCTGACCTCCTCGTCAATCCAAGCAGCAGCGTGAAGGCTGAAGGCGACAAGTACAAGATCACGCACAAGAGCAGCGAGTACGCTGGCTTCACGGCGATAATTGATGCCGCTCTCTCGCCCGGTTCTTCCAACCGCGATCCGGAGGAATCGAGTCTCAGGGACTGCTACGCTTACTTCCTCGAAGCAGTTCGAGACTGGCTGGACTCCAGCGATTCTGACCAAACCGAAGCCCTAGCCGGAGCCTTGACCACGGGCCTCCTAACTAAGTTGCAAGTCGTTGACATTCGATTGGACGACCGGGAGAACAGCCACACGATCTTCGAGACGTTGAACGCTCGGGGTGCCCCTCTCACCGAATGGGAGAAGACCAAGAACTACATCCTCTCCCTGGCTGTTCGCGAGGATGACTCCTACGGAGATAAGTTCTACCGGGAGCATCTAGAACACTACGACGCTGATCCGTACTGGAGTCAGATCGTGAGCGAGGCCCGCTTCCACGGCAAGCACATCGATCGATTCTTGTTCTTCTTCGCACAGATTGAACTTCCCAAGCGTCTTCACAGCTTGTCGGGCGAGCTGATCAAGACGCTGCCCCGGGGCCGGCTTTATCGTGATTTCCGCTACGTCGGCGAGCACATCTACCGTGCCAATGACGACGAGCTGATGGCCATGACAGAACGTCTCAAGCGATACGCTGACATCTACAGGGCCATTGACGAACGTAACGGCTTCTCGGCCCACGCCGGGCAGGTCATGCATCGGGCGACTGATATCATCAAGCTGTCGTCGCTGATCCCCGTATTCATGGAGTTGGTGGAGAAGTTGGGTTACGGCGACGCGCTAGACCGAGCGCTCAGTGTCGTGGACAGCTACCTGATGCGGCGCGTGGCGCTCAAGGCGTACTACTCCGGTTTCGATGACGTAGCGTTCGCGCATGTCCAAGCGCTCCGCGATACGTCTGCGGACGAGATCGTGTCTGCCTTGATCGACCGCTTCGACAACTCGCCCAGTAGCGCGTATTGGCCTTCCGACGACCAGATCATGCGGTATTTCCTCAGCGGTGATATGTACAATCGCATCTCAAAACCACGCCTGAAGAACCTGCTGAGCGCCATCGCTGAGAGGATGCACGGTGAGAATACCACGTCGAGCGACGGTCCGTTTACGCTAGGATCGGTGACCATCGAGCATGTGGTCCCACAGGACTGGCAGCGTCACTGGGCCGACGATCTGAGCTTCGATGGCAGCGAAGACGCTAGGCATCGACTCGATCAAATCGTCCATCGCATAGGTAACCTCACGTTGGTCGCGTACAACTCCAAGCTGAGCAATCGCCCTTGGACCGAGAAGCGGGAACTGCTTGCGGAGGATCGCTTGGAAATGAACAAACGGTTGCTCCGAGACATGAAAGGGGAGGCTTGGAATGAAGCAGAGATCGGATACCGCAGCGAACAGATGGCGAACTACGTCATCGGGATTTGGCCTCACGCCGATGGTCTCCGGCGCAGCCTAGGCATCTCCGCAGTTGATACAGCGACTTGA
- a CDS encoding class I SAM-dependent DNA methyltransferase, with protein sequence MPNDTQQIVNKAWSFANLLRDDGLSYMAYTEQITFLLFLKMAHQQTQPPWSRPPIVPDGLDWPSLLVRDGEELETHYRRILTELPKQGGMLGEIFKKARQEIQNPATLKRLIVDLIDPEDWMSMRADVKGDIYEGLLAKSAQESPKGAGQYFTPRELIKAIVDVMQPGPADTVCDPACGTGGFLLAAHEYVVREHGSTLDPDQKRHLRQGFVRGGEIVPATARLCIMNLHLHGISPDESPIQSGVDSLANDPSQRFSMVLTNPPFGRKSSVQIVNEEGELETESHVYERQGFWTTTKNKQLNFVQHVKTLLKRHGTCAIVIPDNVLFEGGAGETVRRHLLQQFDVHTLLRLPTGIFYAQGVKANVLFFDAKPAREKPWTERLWVYDLRTNKHFTLKMKPLRRADLDEFVECFRAGERHQRKQTWSPENEAGRWRAFEHDELASRDKLNLDLLWLRDSALEDGENLPEPKVLAVEIVEDLLTALEAFQGVVQELESLGDNA encoded by the coding sequence ATGCCAAACGACACGCAACAGATCGTCAACAAAGCCTGGAGCTTCGCCAACCTGCTACGTGACGACGGGCTGTCCTACATGGCCTACACGGAGCAGATCACCTTCCTTCTGTTCTTGAAGATGGCCCACCAGCAGACCCAGCCTCCGTGGAGCCGCCCTCCCATCGTACCGGACGGGCTCGACTGGCCGAGCCTTCTCGTTCGCGACGGCGAGGAGTTGGAGACGCACTACCGACGCATCCTGACAGAGCTTCCGAAGCAGGGAGGGATGTTGGGGGAGATCTTCAAGAAGGCTCGGCAGGAGATCCAGAATCCGGCGACCCTCAAGCGGCTGATCGTCGACCTGATCGATCCCGAGGACTGGATGTCGATGCGGGCGGACGTGAAGGGCGACATTTACGAAGGCCTGCTGGCCAAGTCGGCGCAGGAGTCGCCGAAGGGCGCCGGTCAGTATTTTACCCCCCGCGAACTGATCAAGGCCATCGTGGATGTGATGCAGCCAGGGCCGGCCGACACCGTCTGCGATCCCGCCTGCGGCACCGGCGGATTCCTCCTCGCTGCCCACGAATACGTGGTCCGTGAGCACGGAAGCACCTTGGATCCCGACCAGAAACGCCATCTCCGACAAGGCTTCGTTCGAGGCGGGGAGATCGTGCCGGCAACGGCCCGGCTCTGCATCATGAACCTCCATCTGCACGGGATCAGCCCGGATGAGTCACCGATCCAGTCGGGAGTCGACAGCCTAGCCAACGATCCCAGCCAACGCTTCTCGATGGTGCTTACCAACCCGCCGTTCGGAAGAAAGAGCAGCGTCCAGATCGTAAACGAGGAAGGGGAACTCGAGACGGAATCGCACGTCTACGAGCGGCAGGGCTTTTGGACCACCACGAAGAACAAGCAACTCAACTTCGTCCAGCACGTGAAGACCCTGCTCAAGAGGCACGGCACTTGCGCCATCGTCATACCGGACAACGTCCTGTTCGAGGGCGGCGCGGGTGAAACGGTGCGGCGCCACCTGCTCCAGCAATTCGATGTCCACACGCTTCTCCGTCTGCCCACCGGGATCTTTTACGCTCAGGGGGTCAAGGCAAACGTCCTGTTCTTCGACGCAAAACCCGCGCGCGAGAAGCCTTGGACCGAGCGGCTGTGGGTCTACGACCTGCGAACGAACAAGCACTTCACCCTCAAGATGAAGCCGCTGCGGCGGGCGGACCTCGACGAGTTTGTCGAGTGCTTCCGTGCGGGCGAACGCCACCAGAGGAAACAGACGTGGAGCCCGGAGAACGAGGCGGGACGCTGGAGAGCCTTCGAGCACGACGAACTGGCTTCGCGCGACAAGCTGAATCTGGACCTGCTGTGGCTCCGCGACAGCGCTCTGGAGGACGGCGAGAATCTACCGGAGCCGAAGGTGCTGGCGGTCGAGATCGTTGAAGACCTGCTCACCGCGCTGGAAGCGTTTCAAGGCGTCGTCCAGGAGCTTGAGTCATTGGGAGACAATGCATGA